The Acidobacteriota bacterium genome has a segment encoding these proteins:
- the glgC gene encoding glucose-1-phosphate adenylyltransferase — protein MKDTLAVLLAGGAGERLYPLTRDRAKPAVTFGGIYRIIDVTLSNCINSDLRHVYILTQYKALSLNRHIREGWNIVARDLGEFVEILPPMKRVSENWYLGTADAVYQNIYSIGSEQPKRVLILSGDHIYKMNYERMLRQHLESGADCTLASILIEPEETYRFGVVEIDRSSRVVGFQEKPQQTDLRSPYNPRMVSASMGVYLFNTDVLIPVLLKDAEDPSSSHDFGHDILPKMVDEYKVYSFNFVDENKKEALYWRDVGTLEAYYEANMDVVAVSPVFNLYDNEWPIRTYQRQYPPAKFVFNEPDRTGTAIDSIVSNGSIISGGVVRRSVISPDVRVNSYSEVDDSIVFSHVNIGRHCRIKRAIIDRDVHIPEGTVIGFDPEADRQRYFVTDSGITVVTRDYSLFENPVTIDYFTSE, from the coding sequence ATGAAAGACACCTTAGCAGTCCTGCTGGCGGGAGGCGCCGGAGAGCGCCTGTATCCACTCACGCGCGACCGCGCCAAGCCGGCGGTGACGTTCGGCGGCATCTACCGCATCATCGACGTCACGCTCTCGAACTGCATCAACAGCGACCTGCGGCACGTTTACATCCTCACGCAATACAAGGCGCTGTCACTCAACCGGCACATCCGCGAGGGCTGGAACATCGTGGCGCGCGATCTGGGCGAGTTCGTCGAGATCCTGCCGCCGATGAAGCGGGTGAGCGAGAACTGGTACCTGGGCACCGCCGACGCCGTCTACCAGAACATCTATTCCATCGGCTCCGAGCAGCCCAAGCGCGTGCTCATCCTGAGCGGCGACCACATCTACAAGATGAACTACGAGCGCATGCTGCGCCAGCATCTCGAATCGGGCGCGGATTGCACCCTGGCCAGCATCCTGATCGAGCCGGAGGAGACCTATCGCTTTGGCGTGGTAGAGATCGATCGCAGCTCGCGCGTGGTCGGCTTCCAGGAGAAGCCGCAGCAGACCGATCTGCGTTCGCCGTATAACCCGCGCATGGTCTCCGCCTCGATGGGCGTCTACCTGTTCAACACCGACGTGCTCATCCCGGTGCTGCTCAAGGACGCCGAGGATCCCAGCTCGTCGCACGATTTCGGGCACGACATCCTGCCCAAGATGGTGGACGAGTACAAGGTCTACAGCTTCAACTTCGTAGACGAGAACAAGAAGGAAGCGCTGTACTGGCGCGACGTGGGGACACTCGAGGCCTATTACGAGGCCAACATGGACGTGGTCGCGGTCTCGCCGGTATTCAATCTTTACGATAACGAGTGGCCGATACGCACCTACCAGCGGCAGTATCCACCGGCAAAGTTCGTGTTCAATGAACCCGACCGCACCGGCACGGCCATCGATTCCATCGTCTCTAACGGATCCATCATCTCCGGCGGGGTGGTGCGGCGCAGCGTGATCTCGCCCGACGTGCGCGTGAACAGTTATTCGGAGGTCGACGATTCCATCGTGTTCTCGCACGTGAACATCGGCCGCCACTGCCGCATCAAGCGCGCCATCATCGACCGTGACGTGCACATCCCCGAAGGCACGGTGATCGGCTTCGATCCGGAAGCCGACCGCCAGCGCTATTTCGTCACCGACTCGGGCATCACGGTGGTCACGCGCGACTATTCGCTGTTCGAGAACCCCGTCACCATCGACTACTTCACCAGCGAATAG
- a CDS encoding sigma-70 family RNA polymerase sigma factor, translated as MEDVQAVAGLVRRCVTGDAAAWEEIVRQYQRRIYNLCYRFTGSADEAEDLTQEVFIKMYRSLASYDVDRGAFVSWVTTLTRNLLVDHFRKTRQDRVTDSLDAAPTHDEDGPTPAEQLADPKAGPETRVQSSQTQKLVQQALGKLSPELREAVILRDLQDMDYREIAQVLKVPEGTVKSRINRGRTELARLLQRTHRQVM; from the coding sequence TTGGAAGACGTCCAGGCCGTAGCAGGTCTAGTCCGTCGCTGCGTCACGGGCGATGCTGCCGCCTGGGAGGAGATCGTCCGCCAATATCAGCGCCGCATCTACAACCTCTGCTACCGCTTCACGGGCTCGGCCGACGAGGCCGAGGATCTTACCCAGGAAGTCTTCATCAAGATGTATCGCTCGCTGGCTAGCTACGACGTGGATCGCGGCGCGTTCGTCTCGTGGGTGACCACGCTGACGCGCAACCTGCTGGTCGACCACTTCCGCAAGACGCGCCAGGACCGCGTGACCGATTCGCTCGACGCCGCGCCCACGCACGATGAGGACGGCCCCACGCCCGCCGAGCAGCTCGCCGACCCCAAGGCCGGCCCGGAAACCCGCGTCCAGAGCAGCCAGACGCAGAAGCTGGTGCAGCAGGCCCTGGGCAAGCTGTCGCCAGAATTGCGTGAGGCGGTCATCCTGCGCGACCTGCAGGACATGGATTATCGCGAGATAGCCCAGGTTTTGAAGGTGCCCGAAGGCACGGTCAAATCCCGTATCAATCGCGGACGAACGGAACTTGCAAGGCTCTTACAACGTACCCATAGGCAGGTGATGTGA
- a CDS encoding zf-HC2 domain-containing protein, with translation MADERHNPGHSSSMTCAEFEALLTEAIDGSLSPFDLELFRAHATACELCAPALALAEDGRAMLRALPGMEPPAYLLQKILNVTSEVAPRAGSKQEARGWFGRSAGLGPFFGAVLQPRFGMSFAMAFFSVMLMLNVAGVKVSDLRYVDLRPTAVRSSMVKSYYETTGRAQKYYENLRFVYQVQSALRDLRNATNTQDDTQQQQQQQQQQKQRQPGDNTSDKEKQQNQRYSAERSPIQLASAPKTEFRVGDIYVGNFSVSNDRRTA, from the coding sequence ATGGCTGACGAACGCCACAATCCGGGACATTCTTCCAGCATGACGTGCGCTGAGTTCGAGGCGCTGCTTACCGAGGCCATCGATGGCTCGCTCAGCCCCTTTGACCTGGAGCTTTTCCGCGCCCACGCCACGGCGTGCGAGCTGTGCGCGCCGGCGCTCGCCTTGGCTGAGGACGGGCGCGCCATGCTGCGCGCGCTCCCGGGCATGGAGCCGCCCGCATATCTGTTGCAGAAGATATTGAACGTGACCAGCGAGGTGGCGCCGCGCGCGGGCAGCAAGCAGGAAGCCCGTGGCTGGTTCGGAAGATCGGCCGGGCTCGGTCCGTTCTTCGGTGCGGTGCTGCAACCGCGCTTCGGCATGTCTTTCGCGATGGCCTTCTTCTCCGTGATGCTGATGCTCAACGTCGCGGGCGTGAAGGTGAGTGACCTGCGCTACGTGGATCTTCGTCCCACAGCGGTGAGGAGCAGCATGGTGAAGAGCTACTACGAGACCACCGGCCGCGCGCAGAAGTATTACGAGAACCTGCGCTTCGTGTACCAGGTGCAGTCGGCGCTGCGCGACCTGCGCAACGCGACCAACACCCAGGACGACACGCAGCAACAGCAACAGCAACAACAACAACAGAAGCAGCGCCAGCCTGGTGACAACACCAGCGATAAAGAAAAGCAGCAGAACCAGCGCTACAGCGCCGAGCGCTCGCCCATCCAGTTGGCGTCGGCCCCGAAGACGGAGTTTCGTGTTGGCGACATTTACGTCGGCAACTTTAGTGTCAGTAACGACAGGAGAACCGCATGA